The following are encoded together in the Salmonella enterica subsp. enterica serovar Choleraesuis genome:
- the pta gene encoding phosphate acetyltransferase, producing the protein MSRIIMLIPTGTSVGLTSVSLGVVRAMERKGVRLSVFKPIAQPRSGDESAPDQTTTIVRATSNASTAEPMLMSHVESLLSSNQKDVLMEEIIANFHASTKDSEVVLVEGLVPTRKHQFAQSLNYEIAKTLNAEIVFVMSQGTDTPEQLKERIELTRSSFGGAKNTNITGVIINKMNAPVDEQGRTRPDLSEIFDDSNKAKVVHIDAKQLIETSPLPVLGCVPWSFDLIATRAIDMARHLNATIVNEGDINTRRVKSVTFCARSIPHMLEHFRPGSLLVTSADRPDVLVAACLAAMNGVEIGALLLTGGYEMDERIAALCERAFATGLPVFMVETNTWQTSLSLQSFNLEVPVDDHERIEKLQEYVANYVNNEWIDTLTASSERSRRLSPPAFRYQLTELARKAGKRIVLPEGDEPRTVKAAAICAQRGIATCVLLGNPEAINRVAAAQGVELGTGIEIVDPDVVRESYVPRLVELRKNKGMTEAVAREQLEDNVVLGTLMLEQDEVDGLVSGAVHTTANTIRPPLQLIKTAPGSSLVSSVFFMLLPEQVYVYGDCAINPDPTAEQLAEIAIQSADSATAFGIEPRVAMLSYSTGNSGAGSDVEKVREATRLAQEKRPDLMIDGPLQYDAAVMADVAKSKAPNSPVAGRATVFIFPDLNTGNTTYKAVQRSADLISIGPMLQGMRKPVNDLSRGALVDDIVYTIALTAIQSSQQQQ; encoded by the coding sequence GTGTCTCGAATTATTATGCTCATCCCTACCGGAACCAGCGTTGGCCTGACTAGCGTCAGCCTCGGCGTGGTTCGCGCTATGGAACGTAAAGGCGTTCGTCTGAGCGTCTTCAAACCAATCGCTCAGCCGCGTTCTGGCGACGAAAGCGCTCCGGATCAGACCACCACCATCGTGCGTGCTACATCTAATGCCAGCACCGCTGAGCCGATGCTCATGAGCCACGTTGAGTCGCTGCTGTCCAGCAACCAGAAAGACGTGCTGATGGAAGAGATCATTGCTAACTTCCACGCCAGCACCAAAGATTCAGAAGTTGTACTGGTCGAAGGCCTGGTACCAACTCGTAAACATCAGTTCGCCCAGTCGCTGAACTATGAAATCGCTAAAACCCTGAATGCCGAAATCGTCTTCGTCATGTCACAGGGCACCGACACTCCAGAGCAGCTGAAAGAGCGTATCGAACTGACTCGCAGCAGCTTCGGTGGCGCTAAAAACACTAACATCACCGGCGTTATCATTAACAAAATGAACGCTCCGGTTGATGAGCAGGGCCGCACTCGCCCTGACCTGTCTGAAATCTTCGACGATTCCAACAAAGCGAAAGTCGTTCATATCGACGCCAAACAGCTGATCGAAACCAGCCCGCTGCCGGTTCTGGGCTGCGTGCCATGGAGCTTCGATCTGATTGCTACCCGCGCTATCGATATGGCTCGTCACCTGAACGCTACTATCGTTAACGAAGGCGATATCAACACCCGCCGCGTGAAGTCTGTCACCTTCTGCGCGCGCAGCATTCCACACATGCTGGAGCACTTCCGTCCAGGCTCTCTGCTGGTGACCTCCGCAGACCGTCCTGACGTGCTGGTTGCTGCCTGCCTCGCCGCCATGAACGGCGTAGAGATTGGTGCCCTGCTGCTGACCGGTGGCTATGAAATGGATGAACGTATCGCCGCTCTGTGCGAACGCGCATTCGCAACCGGCCTGCCGGTATTCATGGTGGAAACTAACACCTGGCAGACCTCTCTGAGCCTGCAGAGCTTCAACCTGGAAGTTCCGGTAGATGACCACGAGCGCATCGAAAAACTGCAGGAATACGTTGCCAACTACGTAAACAACGAGTGGATCGACACCCTGACCGCCTCTTCCGAGCGCAGCCGTCGCCTGTCTCCACCTGCGTTCCGTTATCAGCTCACCGAGCTGGCGCGTAAAGCGGGCAAACGTATCGTTCTGCCAGAAGGCGACGAACCACGTACCGTTAAAGCGGCTGCTATCTGCGCCCAGCGCGGCATCGCGACTTGTGTGCTGTTAGGCAACCCAGAAGCAATCAACCGCGTTGCTGCGGCTCAGGGTGTTGAACTGGGTACCGGTATCGAAATCGTCGATCCAGACGTTGTACGCGAAAGCTATGTTCCACGCCTGGTGGAACTGCGTAAAAACAAAGGTATGACCGAAGCCGTTGCTCGCGAGCAGCTGGAAGATAACGTGGTACTGGGTACCCTGATGCTGGAACAAGACGAAGTAGACGGTCTGGTATCCGGCGCGGTTCACACTACCGCCAACACCATTCGTCCGCCGCTGCAGCTTATCAAAACTGCACCAGGCAGCTCTCTGGTATCTTCCGTATTCTTCATGCTGCTGCCTGAGCAGGTTTACGTTTACGGCGACTGCGCCATCAACCCGGATCCGACCGCTGAGCAGCTGGCTGAGATTGCTATCCAGTCCGCAGACTCCGCTACCGCTTTCGGCATCGAGCCGCGCGTAGCTATGCTTTCCTACTCTACTGGTAACTCTGGTGCCGGTAGCGACGTAGAAAAAGTACGCGAAGCAACTCGTCTGGCTCAGGAAAAACGTCCTGACCTGATGATCGACGGCCCACTGCAGTATGATGCCGCAGTAATGGCTGACGTAGCGAAATCTAAAGCGCCAAACTCTCCGGTTGCTGGTCGCGCTACCGTGTTCATCTTCCCTGACCTGAACACCGGTAACACCACTTACAAAGCCGTACAGCGTTCAGCGGACCTGATCTCCATCGGGCCAATGCTGCAAGGCATGCGTAAGCCGGTTAACGACCTGTCTCGCGGCGCGCTGGTTGACGATATCGTCTACACCATCGCTCTGACTGCAATTCAGTCCAGCCAGCAACAGCAGTAA
- a CDS encoding peptidase M20 — MDIKHYLSELATLVNVDCGTGTPEGVRAVAETLNAMWRDEGWHTEFQDFGPQVGPGLLATNSPQAEQFDVLLVGHMDTVFPVGTVAERPMSMDDSRVYGPGVSDMKSGLLSILWAIRSLPASHKERLKIAVAMNPDEETGSLHSHHWIEELALRSRAVLVCEAARADGSLVSARKGMAGYRLTFHGVAAHAGNEPEKGRSAITALAHAVLAINALAEPKLGTTLNVGVISGGSVANVVADRAEALIDVRFTSNDAFEAVQQRLNALCEQGFLEGVTCQLTRINHKPAMAVTPASEVLMKLVEQAGTDEGIGITWKAVGGGSDANHTAALGVPTLDGFGPAGAGFHSASEYLETSSIEPRIRLLRRVLEKM, encoded by the coding sequence ATGGATATTAAACATTACCTGTCTGAGCTGGCCACCCTGGTCAATGTGGATTGCGGCACCGGGACTCCCGAAGGCGTGCGCGCCGTCGCTGAAACCCTGAACGCTATGTGGCGTGACGAAGGCTGGCACACAGAGTTTCAGGATTTCGGCCCTCAGGTAGGCCCGGGCCTTCTGGCGACCAACAGCCCGCAGGCGGAGCAGTTTGATGTATTACTGGTCGGTCATATGGATACCGTCTTTCCAGTGGGAACCGTAGCCGAGCGCCCTATGTCGATGGATGACAGCCGGGTCTACGGGCCTGGCGTTTCAGATATGAAAAGCGGCCTGCTCAGCATTTTGTGGGCCATTCGCTCCCTCCCTGCATCCCATAAAGAGCGCCTGAAAATTGCGGTCGCAATGAATCCAGATGAAGAGACCGGCTCCCTGCACTCCCATCACTGGATAGAAGAGCTGGCTCTACGCTCACGAGCGGTTCTGGTATGTGAAGCAGCCCGTGCCGACGGTTCCTTAGTCAGCGCCCGCAAAGGTATGGCCGGATACCGTTTGACTTTCCACGGTGTCGCCGCTCACGCAGGTAACGAGCCGGAAAAAGGCCGTTCCGCAATAACCGCCCTTGCCCATGCGGTGCTGGCTATCAACGCTCTGGCTGAACCAAAGCTTGGCACCACGCTCAACGTTGGCGTTATCTCCGGCGGTAGCGTCGCGAACGTAGTAGCCGACCGTGCCGAAGCGCTTATCGACGTGCGCTTCACCTCAAACGACGCTTTCGAGGCCGTTCAGCAACGTCTGAATGCGCTATGCGAACAAGGCTTTTTGGAAGGCGTCACCTGTCAGCTCACCCGGATAAACCATAAACCGGCGATGGCGGTAACTCCCGCCAGCGAAGTATTGATGAAGCTGGTCGAGCAGGCCGGGACCGATGAAGGAATCGGGATAACCTGGAAAGCCGTGGGTGGCGGTAGCGATGCCAATCATACGGCGGCGCTGGGCGTTCCAACGCTGGATGGCTTTGGCCCTGCCGGGGCCGGATTCCACAGCGCCAGCGAATATCTGGAAACCAGCTCTATCGAGCCGCGTATTCGCCTGCTACGCAGGGTACTGGAAAAAATGTAA
- the yfbV gene encoding UPF0208 membrane protein YfbV, protein MATTPNGSVSPFSFFRRGQHYAKSWPLEKTLAPVFIENRLIRATRFAIRFMPPIAIFTLCWQIALGGQLGPAVATALFAISLPMQGLWWLGKRSVTPLPPAVLHWFYEVRGKLEEAGQALAPLERQPDYQALAEILKRAFSHLDKTFLDDL, encoded by the coding sequence ATGGCAACGACCCCAAATGGCAGCGTTAGTCCCTTTAGTTTCTTTCGTCGTGGCCAGCATTACGCCAAATCATGGCCCCTGGAAAAGACCCTCGCGCCCGTGTTTATTGAAAACCGGCTTATTCGCGCTACGCGCTTCGCTATCCGCTTTATGCCGCCAATCGCTATCTTTACTTTGTGCTGGCAGATAGCGCTGGGCGGGCAGCTTGGCCCGGCTGTGGCCACCGCGCTGTTCGCTATCAGCCTGCCAATGCAGGGGCTGTGGTGGCTGGGTAAACGCTCGGTGACGCCGCTACCGCCTGCGGTTCTGCACTGGTTTTATGAAGTGCGCGGTAAGCTGGAAGAGGCAGGCCAGGCCCTGGCACCGCTTGAGCGTCAGCCGGATTACCAGGCACTAGCCGAAATACTTAAGCGCGCCTTTAGTCATCTCGACAAAACCTTCCTCGACGATCTGTAA
- a CDS encoding sugar phosphatase: protein MKCRGMLFDLDGTLVDSLAVVERAWCRWADRFAIPHDELLSFIHGKPAITSLRHFMPGQPEEAVQAEFKQLERLEAEDTEGITALPGALALLRRLDELGVPWGIVTSGSVPVASARCQAAGIPKPKVFVTVEQVSRGKPYPEPYLLGAERLGLPAADCLVVEDAEAGIESGLAAGCRVAAVNAPAQASGLDKVDLRLHSLNELLLTPEPDGGVRVIQSV from the coding sequence GTGAAGTGTCGGGGCATGTTATTCGATCTGGACGGAACGTTAGTTGACTCGCTGGCGGTCGTCGAACGCGCCTGGTGCCGCTGGGCTGACCGTTTCGCAATTCCTCACGACGAGTTGCTGAGCTTTATTCACGGTAAACCGGCCATTACTTCATTGCGCCACTTTATGCCGGGCCAGCCGGAAGAGGCCGTGCAGGCCGAGTTTAAACAGCTTGAGCGGCTGGAGGCCGAGGATACCGAAGGCATTACGGCACTTCCCGGCGCTTTGGCGCTATTACGCCGCCTGGACGAGCTCGGTGTGCCGTGGGGAATAGTGACATCCGGTTCGGTGCCGGTGGCCAGCGCTCGCTGTCAGGCCGCGGGGATCCCTAAGCCAAAGGTTTTTGTCACCGTTGAACAGGTTAGCCGCGGTAAGCCGTATCCCGAGCCTTATTTATTAGGCGCCGAGCGTTTAGGGTTACCAGCAGCGGATTGTCTGGTCGTCGAAGATGCAGAGGCAGGGATTGAGTCCGGACTGGCTGCGGGCTGTCGGGTGGCGGCGGTGAATGCACCGGCGCAGGCATCCGGGCTGGATAAAGTCGACCTGAGACTGCACTCTCTTAACGAGTTGTTGCTCACACCTGAGCCTGACGGCGGGGTGAGGGTGATACAAAGCGTGTGA
- the yfcE gene encoding phosphoesterase, with product MKLMIASDIHGSLPATERVLELFESSGARWLILLGDLLYHGPRNPLPEGYQPGEVATRLNSVAERVIAVRGNCDSEVDQMLLNFPITAPWQQVLVGESRLFLTHGHHYHPAQLPPLSAGDILVFGHTHIPQASWSDERIGLFNPGSVSLPKGGNPASYGLLDDDILSVHALDSREEIARLVITP from the coding sequence ATGAAACTGATGATTGCTTCCGATATTCACGGTTCGCTTCCGGCTACTGAGCGGGTGCTAGAGCTGTTTGAGTCCAGCGGCGCTCGCTGGCTGATATTACTGGGCGATTTACTCTATCACGGTCCGCGTAATCCGCTGCCGGAAGGGTATCAGCCGGGGGAAGTGGCAACGCGGCTTAATAGCGTAGCAGAGCGGGTCATCGCGGTGCGCGGTAACTGCGATAGTGAAGTGGATCAGATGCTGCTTAACTTTCCGATTACCGCGCCCTGGCAGCAGGTACTGGTAGGTGAGTCCCGGCTGTTTTTAACTCATGGGCATCACTACCATCCGGCGCAGCTTCCGCCACTTTCGGCAGGCGACATTCTAGTCTTCGGCCATACTCATATACCACAGGCAAGCTGGAGCGACGAACGGATTGGATTGTTTAATCCAGGCTCAGTTTCGTTACCAAAAGGTGGCAACCCAGCGAGCTATGGGTTGCTGGATGACGATATTCTGAGCGTTCATGCGCTTGACTCTCGCGAGGAGATTGCGCGTCTGGTAATTACCCCGTAA
- the yjiG gene encoding membrane protein, with translation MSAPASNPVVTDIFVAGARKGWNIATTSTLPNVVMAFIIIKALEITGALKGLGILFAPLMGLFGLPGEAAAVLIGGWMSMGGGIGVAIGLFDKGILTGEHLAILAPAIYLMGSQVQYIGRILGVIGTQARRIPLMIGVSVINAFIAMLLMRIIL, from the coding sequence ATGAGCGCGCCAGCATCTAACCCGGTTGTTACCGATATTTTCGTCGCAGGAGCCCGCAAAGGCTGGAACATCGCCACTACCAGCACTCTGCCCAACGTCGTCATGGCTTTTATCATCATCAAAGCTCTGGAAATCACCGGTGCGCTAAAAGGCCTTGGCATTCTGTTTGCTCCGCTAATGGGTCTTTTTGGGCTGCCGGGTGAGGCCGCAGCGGTACTTATTGGCGGCTGGATGTCGATGGGCGGCGGTATTGGCGTGGCTATCGGCCTGTTTGATAAAGGCATCCTGACCGGCGAGCACCTCGCTATCCTCGCTCCGGCCATCTATTTGATGGGATCCCAGGTGCAATATATTGGCCGCATTCTCGGCGTTATCGGCACTCAGGCGCGTCGTATTCCGCTCATGATCGGGGTTTCAGTTATCAATGCTTTCATCGCCATGCTGTTAATGCGCATTATTCTCTGA
- a CDS encoding NUDIX hydrolase, with amino-acid sequence MVEQRDFSGTEWVDIVSEDNEVIAQATRAQMRAQRLRHRATYIVVHDGMGKILVQRRTENKDFLPGMLDATAGGVVQAEEGMLESARREAEEELGIAGVPFAEHGQFYFEDPNCRVWGGLFSCVSHGPFALQEEEVSEARWMSPEEITQRCDEFTPDSLKALALWMTRNAGYGSSAIAEADEA; translated from the coding sequence ATGGTGGAGCAACGTGATTTTTCTGGTACGGAATGGGTAGATATTGTCAGTGAAGACAACGAGGTCATCGCGCAGGCTACGCGAGCACAAATGCGTGCTCAACGTCTGCGCCATCGCGCGACCTACATTGTCGTTCATGACGGCATGGGCAAAATTCTGGTGCAGCGCCGCACTGAGAATAAAGATTTTCTTCCCGGCATGCTGGATGCTACGGCAGGCGGGGTAGTGCAGGCAGAGGAAGGCATGCTGGAGTCTGCTCGTCGTGAGGCAGAAGAAGAGCTGGGGATTGCCGGCGTGCCGTTTGCGGAGCACGGGCAGTTCTATTTCGAGGATCCTAACTGTCGGGTTTGGGGCGGGCTGTTTAGCTGTGTTTCCCACGGCCCATTTGCCTTACAGGAAGAGGAAGTGAGCGAAGCGCGCTGGATGTCTCCGGAAGAGATAACCCAACGTTGCGATGAGTTCACGCCGGACTCCCTGAAAGCGCTGGCGCTCTGGATGACCCGCAACGCCGGGTATGGTTCAAGTGCCATTGCTGAAGCCGACGAAGCTTAA
- a CDS encoding dihydroneopterin triphosphate 2'-epimerase produces MISQSDAIIRIKNLRLRTFIGIKDEEIANRQDVVINITIHYPAERARNSADIADALNYRTVTKSVIALVENNRFALLEKLTQDILNITCDHPWVTRAEVEVDKLAALRYADSVSMTLSWQRQ; encoded by the coding sequence ATGATCTCTCAGTCCGACGCCATTATCCGCATCAAAAATCTGCGCCTGCGTACTTTCATTGGAATTAAAGATGAAGAGATAGCCAACCGTCAGGATGTGGTTATTAATATCACCATTCACTATCCGGCTGAACGGGCGCGCAACAGTGCGGATATCGCGGACGCTCTGAATTACCGTACCGTCACTAAAAGCGTTATCGCCCTGGTGGAGAATAATCGCTTTGCTTTGCTGGAAAAACTCACTCAGGACATCCTCAACATTACCTGCGATCATCCCTGGGTTACCCGCGCCGAAGTCGAAGTCGATAAGCTCGCGGCGCTACGCTACGCCGACTCGGTATCAATGACACTAAGCTGGCAACGCCAATAA
- a CDS encoding UPF0304 protein, which translates to MEMTHAQRLILSNQYKMMTMLDPDNAERYRRLQTIVERGYGLQMRELDREFGQLTEETCREIIDIMEMYHALHVSWSNLKDADAIDERRVTFLGFDAATEARLLAYVRFMVNTEGRYTHFDAGTHGFNAQTPMLEKYQRMRKAWHACPRQYHLSANEIMQIINA; encoded by the coding sequence ATGGAAATGACTCACGCCCAGCGTTTAATTCTGTCCAATCAGTACAAGATGATGACCATGCTCGACCCGGATAATGCCGAGCGTTATCGCCGTTTACAGACGATTGTTGAGCGCGGCTACGGGCTGCAAATGCGTGAACTGGATAGGGAGTTCGGTCAGTTGACCGAAGAGACCTGTCGGGAAATTATCGACATTATGGAGATGTATCACGCGCTGCATGTTTCCTGGAGTAACCTGAAAGATGCCGATGCTATAGATGAACGCCGGGTCACATTCTTAGGCTTTGATGCCGCCACCGAAGCGCGTCTGCTGGCCTATGTGCGCTTTATGGTCAATACCGAGGGGCGCTACACCCATTTTGACGCCGGGACGCATGGCTTTAATGCCCAGACGCCGATGCTGGAAAAATATCAGCGGATGCGCAAAGCCTGGCACGCCTGCCCTCGTCAGTATCATCTGAGTGCAAATGAGATAATGCAGATTATTAACGCCTGA
- a CDS encoding citrate transporter has protein sequence MNRELIWVLSLLMVAIILFATGKVRMDAVALLVIVAFVLNGTLSVSEALAGFSDPNVILIAALFIIGDGLVRTGVATRLGSWLVDMSGSSETKMLILLMLTVAGLGAFMSSTGVVAIFIPVVLSVCTRMNTSPSRLMMPLSFAGLISGMMTLVATPPNLVVSSELVREGLQGFQFFSVTPIGLVVLVLGIGYMLVVRFALKGTEDDDGKPQWKRRTFRELIKEYGLTGRARRLAIRPGSPLAGHRLDDLKLRERYGANVIGLERWRRFRRVIVNVHGGTEFRARDVLLIDMSASDVDLREFCATQMLEPMILRGEYFSDQALDVGMAEVVMVPESEMVGKSVREIGFRTRYGLNVIGLKRGGEVLEDDIVNEPLQLGDIILVIGDWRVIGQLNQKHRDFLVLNLPAEAMDASPAHSQAPHAIFCLALMVALMLTDEVPNAVAAIIACLLMGKFRCIDLEGAYKAIHWPSIILIVGMMPFALALQKTGGVDLIVSGLMGLGGGYGPYLMLICLFVLCATIGLFISNTATAVLMAPIALAAARSMEVSPYPFAMMVAMAASAAFMTPVSSPVNTLVMGPGHYSFSDFVKIGVPFTLIVMVVCVLLIPVLFPF, from the coding sequence GTGAATCGTGAGCTCATCTGGGTGTTAAGCCTGCTGATGGTAGCGATAATTTTGTTCGCTACCGGCAAAGTGCGCATGGATGCCGTCGCGCTGCTAGTGATTGTCGCTTTTGTCCTTAACGGCACGCTATCGGTCAGCGAAGCGCTGGCGGGCTTTAGCGATCCGAACGTTATTTTGATTGCCGCACTGTTTATTATCGGCGACGGCCTGGTACGTACCGGGGTCGCCACTCGTTTGGGTTCATGGCTGGTGGATATGTCCGGCAGTAGTGAAACCAAAATGCTGATTCTCCTGATGCTGACCGTCGCCGGGCTGGGGGCTTTTATGAGCTCTACCGGCGTGGTGGCAATATTTATTCCCGTGGTGCTTAGCGTTTGTACCAGGATGAATACTTCGCCCTCACGGTTAATGATGCCACTGAGTTTTGCCGGGCTTATTAGCGGCATGATGACGCTGGTAGCAACTCCGCCGAACCTGGTGGTAAGTAGTGAACTCGTGCGCGAAGGACTACAGGGTTTTCAGTTCTTCAGCGTGACACCGATAGGTCTGGTGGTACTGGTGCTGGGGATCGGTTACATGCTGGTGGTGCGTTTTGCGCTGAAAGGCACTGAGGACGACGACGGCAAGCCACAGTGGAAACGGCGCACGTTCCGCGAGTTGATTAAAGAATATGGTCTGACCGGAAGAGCGCGTCGTCTGGCGATTCGCCCCGGTTCTCCGCTGGCGGGCCATCGTCTGGACGATCTCAAGCTACGCGAGCGTTACGGTGCAAACGTCATCGGTCTGGAACGCTGGCGTCGTTTTCGCCGGGTGATCGTTAACGTCCATGGTGGTACAGAATTTCGCGCACGGGACGTATTGTTGATAGATATGTCGGCGTCCGACGTGGATTTACGTGAGTTTTGTGCCACGCAAATGCTGGAGCCGATGATCCTGCGTGGCGAATATTTCTCTGACCAGGCATTAGATGTAGGGATGGCCGAGGTCGTGATGGTTCCTGAGTCAGAGATGGTCGGCAAATCGGTGCGGGAAATAGGTTTTAGGACCCGTTATGGATTAAACGTCATCGGCCTTAAACGCGGCGGTGAAGTGCTGGAAGACGATATCGTTAATGAGCCGCTTCAGCTTGGGGACATTATTCTGGTTATTGGAGACTGGCGGGTTATCGGTCAGTTGAACCAAAAGCATCGCGACTTCCTGGTACTGAATCTGCCCGCAGAGGCTATGGATGCGTCACCTGCCCACAGTCAGGCTCCTCACGCTATTTTTTGCCTGGCGCTGATGGTGGCGCTAATGCTCACCGATGAAGTGCCAAACGCCGTGGCGGCTATTATCGCCTGCCTTTTAATGGGTAAATTCCGCTGTATCGATCTGGAAGGTGCTTATAAAGCTATCCACTGGCCGAGCATTATTTTGATTGTCGGGATGATGCCGTTTGCCCTGGCATTGCAAAAAACCGGCGGGGTGGATTTGATAGTCAGCGGGCTTATGGGTCTGGGCGGCGGTTATGGCCCTTATCTGATGCTTATCTGCCTGTTTGTCCTGTGTGCCACTATTGGGTTGTTTATCTCTAATACCGCTACGGCTGTCTTGATGGCACCTATAGCACTGGCTGCCGCACGCTCGATGGAGGTTTCACCTTATCCGTTTGCCATGATGGTGGCGATGGCCGCATCGGCGGCGTTTATGACGCCGGTATCTTCACCGGTTAATACCCTGGTGATGGGGCCAGGTCATTACAGTTTCAGCGATTTTGTGAAGATAGGTGTACCGTTTACACTGATTGTCATGGTGGTCTGTGTATTACTGATTCCGGTACTATTTCCTTTCTGA
- the ackA gene encoding acetate kinase produces the protein MSSKLVLVLNCGSSSLKFAIIDALNGDEYLSGLAECFHLPEARIKWKIDGGKQEAALGAGAAHSEALNFIVNTILAQKPELSAQLTAIGHRIVHGGEKYTSSVVIDDTVIQGIKDASSFAPLHNPAHLIGIAEALKSFPNLADKNVAVFDTAFHTTMPEESYLYALPYSLYKDHGIRRYGAHGTSHYFVTQEAAKMLNKPVDELNIITCHLGNGGSVSAIRNGKCVDTSMGLTPLEGLVMGTRSGDIDPAIIFHLHDTLGMSVDQINKMLTKESGLLGLTEVTSDCRYVEDNYSTKDDANRAMNVYCHRLAKYIGAYTSLMDGRLDGIVFTGGIGENAAMVRELSLGRLGAIGCAIDHERNLAARFGNAGFINKDGAVAAMVIPTNEELVIAQDASRLTA, from the coding sequence ATGTCGAGTAAGTTAGTACTGGTTCTTAACTGCGGTAGCTCCTCACTGAAATTCGCTATCATCGATGCGCTCAATGGTGACGAATACCTGTCTGGTTTAGCCGAATGTTTCCATCTGCCGGAAGCCCGTATTAAATGGAAAATTGACGGCGGCAAACAAGAAGCAGCTCTTGGTGCCGGCGCGGCCCACAGCGAAGCGCTCAACTTTATTGTTAACACAATTCTGGCACAGAAACCTGAGCTTTCTGCCCAGCTGACCGCTATCGGTCACCGTATCGTGCATGGTGGTGAAAAATATACTTCTTCCGTCGTAATCGACGACACCGTCATTCAGGGCATTAAAGACGCATCGTCTTTCGCTCCTCTGCACAACCCGGCACACCTGATCGGTATTGCCGAAGCTCTGAAATCCTTCCCGAACCTGGCAGATAAAAACGTAGCGGTATTCGACACTGCGTTCCATACCACTATGCCAGAAGAATCTTACCTGTATGCTCTGCCGTACTCTCTGTACAAAGATCACGGCATCCGTCGCTACGGCGCTCACGGTACCAGCCACTACTTCGTAACCCAGGAAGCAGCAAAAATGCTGAACAAGCCGGTTGATGAACTGAACATCATCACCTGCCACCTGGGCAACGGCGGTTCCGTTTCCGCTATCCGCAACGGTAAATGCGTTGATACCTCCATGGGTCTGACCCCACTGGAAGGTCTGGTAATGGGTACCCGTTCCGGTGATATCGACCCGGCCATTATTTTCCACCTGCACGACACCCTGGGCATGAGCGTTGACCAGATCAACAAAATGCTGACCAAAGAGTCCGGCCTGCTGGGTCTGACTGAGGTTACCAGCGACTGCCGTTATGTGGAAGATAACTACAGCACTAAAGACGATGCGAATCGTGCGATGAACGTTTATTGCCATCGCCTGGCTAAATACATCGGTGCTTACACCTCACTGATGGACGGTCGTCTGGACGGTATCGTCTTCACCGGTGGTATCGGTGAAAACGCCGCGATGGTTCGTGAGCTGAGCCTGGGTCGCCTGGGCGCTATTGGTTGCGCTATCGACCACGAACGCAACCTGGCCGCTCGCTTCGGCAACGCTGGCTTCATCAACAAAGATGGCGCCGTTGCAGCCATGGTTATCCCGACCAACGAAGAACTGGTTATCGCTCAGGATGCTTCGCGCCTGACCGCCTAA
- a CDS encoding glutathione S-transferase produces MPLPQITLWSDSNYHSPYVMSVWVALAEKGLRFELKTIALGEGQQNQPGWAGFNHTQRVPLLEVGDFQLSESSAIAEYLEEKFAPPVWERLYPYSLEERARARQVQAWLRSDLLALRSERPTEVIFSGQKFAPLSPAAQRDADKLISRSESLLREGYQNLFGEWSIADSDLSLMLMRLVCHDDPLPERLADYANFQWQRASVQRYVALSKHRGS; encoded by the coding sequence ATGCCCCTGCCACAGATTACTTTATGGAGCGATTCGAACTATCACAGCCCGTACGTTATGTCGGTATGGGTCGCATTGGCGGAGAAAGGGCTGCGTTTTGAATTAAAAACTATCGCTCTTGGCGAGGGGCAGCAAAATCAGCCGGGATGGGCCGGTTTTAATCACACCCAACGGGTGCCATTGCTTGAGGTAGGCGATTTTCAGCTGAGCGAATCCAGCGCCATCGCTGAATACCTGGAGGAGAAGTTTGCTCCGCCGGTGTGGGAGCGCTTGTATCCCTACTCGCTAGAAGAGCGTGCGCGGGCTCGTCAGGTTCAGGCGTGGCTACGGAGTGACTTACTGGCGTTGCGCAGTGAGCGGCCAACCGAGGTGATATTCAGCGGACAAAAGTTCGCACCATTATCGCCAGCGGCGCAACGCGATGCCGATAAACTGATTAGCCGTAGTGAGAGTTTGCTCAGAGAGGGATATCAGAACCTGTTTGGCGAATGGTCGATAGCGGATAGTGATTTATCATTGATGCTGATGCGTCTGGTATGTCATGACGATCCTCTGCCAGAGCGGCTGGCGGATTATGCTAATTTTCAATGGCAGCGGGCTTCGGTGCAGCGTTATGTTGCCCTTTCAAAACATCGGGGTAGCTGA